Proteins encoded within one genomic window of Carassius auratus strain Wakin unplaced genomic scaffold, ASM336829v1 scaf_tig00214145, whole genome shotgun sequence:
- the LOC113091238 gene encoding uncharacterized protein LOC113091238 isoform X2 produces MVNFCVCFGCNNSNLSGHRVHRFPNKKHKDFRAWIRFVQAKRSNFAASSLTRHTVVCEKHFTPDSYNQGDLMEFRMGFRRKEWVRLANGAVPSVHAGPPAKSGGSEESNVNVSTRRESARRKRELCTACGTCGYERYWQNQEKVHQNMPACNLLLSGAIHFSGCMASQTIRMLKLFGLQCISPDFSWQPYISIVMATEM; encoded by the exons ATGGtgaatttttgtgtttgttttggatgCAACAACTCCAACTTGTCTGGCCATCGGGTCCACCGATTTCCAAACAAGAAACACAAAGATTTCCGTGCTTGGATACGTTTCGTCCAGGCAAAGAGAAGCAATTTCGCTGCCTCCTCGTTGACAAGACACACGGTGGTATGTGAAAAACACTTCACACCGGACAGCTACAACCAAGGAGATCTTATGGAATTTCGCATGGGATTTCGACGAAAAGAGTGGGTTAGGCTGGCAAATGGAGCTGTGCCATCGGTGCATGCAGGTCCACCTGCAAAATCTGGCGGGAGTGAAGAGTCTAACGTTAATGTTAGCACTAGGAGAGAATCTGCGCGTCGAAAAAGGGAGCTTTGCACA GCCTGCGGAACTTGTGGTTATGAGCGTTACTGGCAAAACCAAGAGAAGGTGCATCAAAACATGCCTGCCTGCAACCTTTTACTCAGCGGTGCCATCCACTTCTCAGGTTGCATGGCTTCTCAGACAATCAGGATGCTGAAGCTGTTTGGACTGCAGTGCATAAGTCCTG ACTTCTCTTGGCAGCCCTACATTTCAATAGTAATGGCAACAGAGATGTAG
- the LOC113091238 gene encoding uncharacterized protein LOC113091238 isoform X1 gives MVNFCVCFGCNNSNLSGHRVHRFPNKKHKDFRAWIRFVQAKRSNFAASSLTRHTVVCEKHFTPDSYNQGDLMEFRMGFRRKEWVRLANGAVPSVHAGPPAKSGGSEESNVNVSTRRESARRKRELCTACGTCGYERYWQNQEKVHQNMPACNLLLSGAIHFSGCMASQTIRMLKLFGLQCISPGTFFCHQRYYSIPTIMQAWRNEQRGIIRELK, from the exons ATGGtgaatttttgtgtttgttttggatgCAACAACTCCAACTTGTCTGGCCATCGGGTCCACCGATTTCCAAACAAGAAACACAAAGATTTCCGTGCTTGGATACGTTTCGTCCAGGCAAAGAGAAGCAATTTCGCTGCCTCCTCGTTGACAAGACACACGGTGGTATGTGAAAAACACTTCACACCGGACAGCTACAACCAAGGAGATCTTATGGAATTTCGCATGGGATTTCGACGAAAAGAGTGGGTTAGGCTGGCAAATGGAGCTGTGCCATCGGTGCATGCAGGTCCACCTGCAAAATCTGGCGGGAGTGAAGAGTCTAACGTTAATGTTAGCACTAGGAGAGAATCTGCGCGTCGAAAAAGGGAGCTTTGCACA GCCTGCGGAACTTGTGGTTATGAGCGTTACTGGCAAAACCAAGAGAAGGTGCATCAAAACATGCCTGCCTGCAACCTTTTACTCAGCGGTGCCATCCACTTCTCAGGTTGCATGGCTTCTCAGACAATCAGGATGCTGAAGCTGTTTGGACTGCAGTGCATAAGTCCTGGCACTTTTTTCTGCCATCAGCGCTATTACTCTATCCCTACCATCATGCAGGCCTGGAGGAATGAGCAGAGGGGGATCATCAGGGAGTTGAAGTAG